One window of the Leptospiraceae bacterium genome contains the following:
- a CDS encoding LysE family translocator: protein MWELFLIGFLGVYLPGPDMLLVIRTSLFYGRKEALIVLMGILSGNVIYLMPVILGYAIVVQEGIGFLFVFGGIFLIWMSFKIRKITEIDFSITKDTPKNFYFLGLFTNLSNPKAVLYFSSVLLPSLLKNPKEQLFSILSFFVGVVLAFLSLILFHHWVKEFIKKYLKILNFVFFLLFFSYGMYFLVYGLYLISNHIFRI, encoded by the coding sequence ATGTGGGAGCTTTTTTTGATCGGATTTTTGGGTGTTTATCTTCCCGGTCCGGATATGCTTCTTGTGATTCGAACTTCTTTGTTTTATGGCAGAAAAGAAGCATTGATAGTTCTAATGGGCATCTTATCAGGAAATGTAATTTATTTGATGCCAGTTATCTTAGGTTATGCTATAGTAGTGCAAGAGGGAATTGGTTTTCTTTTTGTCTTTGGAGGAATTTTTCTTATTTGGATGAGTTTCAAAATCCGAAAGATTACAGAAATTGATTTTAGTATTACTAAAGACACACCAAAGAATTTTTACTTTTTGGGGTTGTTTACGAATCTTTCCAATCCCAAAGCCGTTCTTTATTTTTCTTCTGTGCTGCTACCATCTCTCTTAAAGAATCCTAAAGAACAGTTATTTTCAATCCTGTCATTTTTTGTAGGAGTTGTTTTGGCGTTCCTGAGCTTGATTTTGTTTCACCATTGGGTAAAAGAATTCATAAAGAAATACTTAAAAATACTCAATTTTGTTTTTTTTCTTTTGTTTTTTTCCTATGGAATGTATTTTCTGGTGTATGGGCTATATCTTATCTCCAATCATATCTTCCGAATTTGA
- a CDS encoding HAMP domain-containing histidine kinase produces the protein MTQSTIKDRIPIEKVYEYHNEIFCDPNQIQQVLINLILNAYQAITDANILNPKIQILLKELSEKMIEIQVIDNGPGIPKEIQDQVWDPFFTTKPQGKGTGLGLSIVKNIVENHNGKVFFESDSSGTKFFIHLPKEQMSPPKQKIHPSIKFGRYDWR, from the coding sequence ATGACCCAAAGCACAATAAAGGACAGAATCCCCATCGAGAAAGTTTATGAATACCACAATGAAATCTTTTGTGATCCCAATCAAATTCAACAAGTTTTAATCAATCTTATTCTCAATGCATATCAAGCCATAACTGATGCTAACATCCTTAATCCAAAAATACAAATCCTTTTAAAAGAACTTTCAGAAAAAATGATTGAGATACAAGTAATTGATAACGGACCTGGAATCCCTAAGGAAATTCAGGATCAAGTGTGGGATCCATTTTTTACAACAAAACCTCAAGGCAAAGGCACAGGCTTAGGTTTAAGTATTGTAAAAAACATCGTCGAAAACCATAATGGAAAAGTTTTTTTTGAGTCCGACTCAAGCGGAACCAAATTCTTCATTCACCTTCCAAAAGAACAAATGAGTCCCCCTAAACAAAAGATTCATCCTTCTATCAAATTCGGAAGATATGATTGGAGATAA
- the rsgA gene encoding ribosome small subunit-dependent GTPase A: MRIYRVQEIHGNLFYIFSEESKEQKIAVLRGKLRILENEHPSKIPFRNPCCVGDFVKVREPKNNSSDDHPLIEEVLPRRNILLRASPYEIHPLGSNLDYAALIVSLKQPDLRSGFIDRFLIACFTENVEPVLFFTKCDLLEDTEEDYFYFQQSLYYKNIVNFIYWDNLLKPSDRGILEKWSKELQEKLPTFHDFQYHHSKGTLLLAGQSGTGKSTLTNLIMGKNIQKTNRTSISTGKGRHTTTTSTLLQVNSDFYLIDTPGVKEWGLSHLTKKEIYESYPEWKDFIQHCKFRNCDHTPNIEGCKIQEAINNHRIPEWRKENLDHIIFSIDYYERIRPGDYKKPTGRFQNKFL, encoded by the coding sequence ATGAGAATCTATCGGGTTCAGGAAATTCACGGTAATTTATTTTATATTTTTTCTGAGGAATCGAAAGAACAAAAGATTGCTGTTTTACGTGGAAAACTACGTATCTTAGAAAATGAACATCCGTCTAAGATCCCCTTTCGAAATCCTTGTTGTGTAGGCGATTTTGTAAAGGTACGTGAACCGAAAAATAATTCTTCCGATGATCATCCACTGATTGAAGAAGTTCTACCACGAAGAAATATTCTTTTACGAGCTTCTCCTTACGAAATCCATCCTTTAGGATCAAATTTGGATTATGCGGCTTTGATTGTGAGTTTAAAACAACCTGATTTGCGCTCAGGCTTCATTGATCGTTTTTTGATTGCATGCTTTACGGAGAATGTAGAGCCAGTTCTTTTCTTTACGAAGTGTGATTTGTTAGAAGACACTGAAGAAGATTATTTCTACTTTCAACAGAGCTTATACTATAAAAATATTGTAAACTTTATATATTGGGACAATTTACTCAAACCCAGTGATCGTGGGATTTTAGAGAAATGGAGCAAAGAACTTCAAGAAAAACTTCCAACCTTTCATGATTTTCAATACCATCACTCCAAAGGAACATTGCTCTTAGCTGGTCAATCAGGAACGGGAAAGTCAACCCTCACAAACTTGATTATGGGAAAAAATATTCAAAAAACTAATAGAACAAGTATTTCTACTGGTAAAGGTCGTCATACAACTACAACATCCACTCTTTTACAAGTAAATTCTGATTTCTACTTAATTGACACACCAGGTGTGAAAGAATGGGGACTTTCGCATCTAACAAAAAAAGAAATTTATGAATCTTACCCAGAATGGAAAGACTTTATTCAACATTGCAAATTTCGAAATTGTGATCACACTCCGAATATCGAAGGATGCAAGATCCAAGAGGCAATCAACAATCATAGGATACCCGAATGGAGAAAAGAAAACTTAGACCATATCATATTTTCAATCGACTATTATGAGAGAATACGTCCTGGTGATTATAAAAAGCCCACAGGGAGATTCCAAAATAAGTTTTTATAG
- a CDS encoding HAMP domain-containing histidine kinase, whose amino-acid sequence MKFFFFLVLPLFFSFTPMWGDCIFRVYDFQKPYLELKGKWKFFKGSGNIASNPNIDDSDWTRVSVPFLWKDIDVLENYIGEIWLRCSIEFYEIPQELYFDLGEVKEIDEVYWNGQKIGGLGDFEKKIPDFSERRIYEVPPSLIQNQNVVAIRLYGTWSEAGLPDVPTLYFTSQPVAKKQKYEFFALVFSITYLITSVFFMIYGWFTKEPANFYFSLFTIILSFYHIIIEGFRYHLFENFLLSYVVELLLLIPLPFLFLTFLKVLLNTRLTFFYRFVGYFSLFLFVITLVSSLVPHTYKTLVLYAITYINLINLMVAVVEVLRLFLQIEIRKKLAYIWFGILSMIPFIAMDILITIELLSFPKTFVFGYSVFLVSFAIQLSKRATQLKELYHQQEVRIKQSEKQKLNIIYNVSSKFHSMFAELEENIKQKKDPESSILKTQVFLESLQILTSLEQKKYIPQPAKINLKEEIEKIIQLVLRTTKQKKHRIQAEIPSAFFWMDINLFKFILYHLLENALLYSKDVVGCNVEIGSSENQYEDILILKITDNGIGIAKDQVDKIFTKYYRGHDHSIPGAGIGLTLVKEAVEFLHGTVSVDSKPFFYTIFEVQIPSLREVQ is encoded by the coding sequence ATGAAGTTCTTCTTTTTTTTGGTTTTGCCTTTATTTTTTTCTTTCACACCTATGTGGGGCGATTGTATATTTCGTGTGTATGATTTTCAAAAACCCTATTTAGAACTCAAAGGAAAGTGGAAATTTTTTAAAGGTTCTGGGAATATTGCTTCTAATCCGAATATCGATGATAGTGATTGGACAAGGGTCTCAGTTCCATTCTTGTGGAAAGATATTGATGTTTTGGAAAACTATATAGGAGAGATTTGGTTGCGTTGTTCGATTGAATTTTACGAAATCCCGCAGGAACTCTATTTTGATTTAGGGGAAGTAAAAGAAATCGATGAGGTTTATTGGAACGGACAAAAAATAGGTGGCTTGGGAGACTTCGAAAAAAAAATACCTGACTTTTCTGAAAGGCGAATTTATGAAGTGCCTCCCAGCTTAATTCAAAATCAAAATGTGGTTGCTATACGATTATACGGAACGTGGAGTGAGGCAGGTTTGCCTGATGTCCCTACTTTGTATTTTACTTCTCAACCAGTAGCCAAAAAGCAAAAGTATGAATTTTTTGCCTTAGTTTTTAGTATCACTTACTTGATTACCTCGGTTTTCTTTATGATTTATGGTTGGTTTACGAAAGAGCCTGCAAATTTTTATTTTTCTTTATTTACGATAATTTTGAGTTTTTATCACATTATCATTGAAGGATTCCGTTATCATTTATTCGAGAATTTTCTTCTTTCATATGTAGTGGAGTTGCTCCTTTTGATTCCTTTGCCATTTTTGTTTTTGACATTTTTGAAAGTTTTACTAAATACAAGGCTTACGTTTTTTTATCGCTTTGTTGGATATTTTTCTCTTTTCTTGTTCGTAATTACTTTAGTTTCATCTTTAGTGCCTCATACTTACAAAACTTTGGTTCTATACGCTATCACTTATATAAATCTGATTAACTTGATGGTAGCTGTTGTCGAAGTTCTAAGACTTTTCTTACAAATAGAAATTCGAAAAAAATTGGCATATATTTGGTTCGGGATATTGAGTATGATTCCTTTTATCGCAATGGATATTTTGATTACGATTGAACTTCTTTCCTTTCCAAAAACATTTGTATTTGGATATTCTGTTTTTCTTGTTAGTTTTGCTATTCAATTATCAAAGCGAGCTACTCAGCTAAAAGAACTTTATCATCAACAGGAGGTAAGAATCAAACAATCAGAAAAACAAAAACTCAATATTATTTATAATGTTTCCAGTAAATTTCATTCAATGTTTGCCGAGCTGGAAGAAAATATAAAACAAAAAAAGGATCCTGAATCTTCTATATTGAAGACTCAGGTTTTTTTAGAAAGTCTGCAAATCTTAACTTCTCTTGAACAGAAAAAATATATCCCACAACCAGCAAAAATTAACCTAAAAGAAGAGATAGAAAAAATCATACAACTAGTTTTAAGAACTACTAAACAAAAAAAGCATCGAATTCAAGCAGAAATACCATCAGCTTTTTTCTGGATGGATATAAATTTGTTTAAGTTTATTTTATATCATTTGCTAGAAAATGCATTGCTTTACTCTAAAGATGTTGTTGGATGTAATGTGGAAATCGGAAGTTCTGAAAACCAATATGAAGATATATTGATTCTTAAAATCACTGATAATGGAATAGGGATTGCGAAAGATCAAGTTGATAAAATATTCACTAAGTATTATCGAGGGCATGACCATTCTATTCCTGGTGCTGGAATTGGTCTTACTTTAGTAAAAGAAGCTGTGGAATTTTTACATGGCACCGTTTCTGTTGACTCAAAGCCGTTTTTTTATACGATTTTTGAAGTTCAAATTCCATCACTGAGAGAAGTTCAATGA
- a CDS encoding citrate synthase: MDYAEIKINGKFIRLPLIKGSDGKQAIDIRFFNQENNITTFDTALNSTSIAKSQISYIDSKNGKLYYRGYDVEELVEKSTFVEVAFLLIYGHLPTKEEMKKFSLELSKHSMIHESMRLFFDAFPGTAHPLAILATLVTALSAYYPLSFEENMKKGIDIRIRLLAKVRTLAAWAYKKSVGQPIIYPRDELPYCTNFLNMMFATPAEPYQVDPIDDRILNQVLILYADHEMNATTTTVRIVASGRANLFACINAGICSLWGSRESDANVPPIVMLEEMINKNLTPEVYFRDFLYGKRQLKLNSLGHPAYETEDPRARVSRRLFKDYYQLKLQKDPTIANDPIIKKALEVEDYVSNHPLFKEMNLYLNVEFYSALIFKLLGIPPKMNNVIRTIGKLPGWLAHWSEQREDPDRKSYRPRQVYVGNLNKKYIPIDERT, translated from the coding sequence ATGGATTATGCAGAAATTAAAATCAATGGTAAGTTCATTAGATTGCCTTTAATTAAAGGTTCAGACGGAAAACAAGCTATAGATATTCGTTTTTTTAATCAAGAGAATAATATCACAACTTTTGATACAGCATTAAATAGCACATCCATTGCCAAAAGCCAAATTAGTTATATTGACTCTAAAAATGGAAAGCTTTACTATCGTGGATATGATGTAGAGGAACTTGTTGAAAAATCTACATTTGTAGAAGTGGCATTTTTATTGATTTATGGTCATTTACCTACTAAGGAGGAAATGAAGAAGTTCTCTTTGGAATTAAGTAAGCACTCTATGATACATGAATCCATGAGGCTTTTCTTCGATGCTTTCCCTGGCACAGCACATCCGTTAGCAATCTTGGCTACATTAGTAACAGCTCTCTCTGCGTATTATCCTTTGTCATTTGAAGAAAACATGAAAAAAGGCATTGATATACGAATCAGATTATTAGCCAAAGTTCGGACATTAGCTGCTTGGGCATACAAGAAAAGTGTTGGACAACCTATCATATATCCTCGTGATGAATTACCCTACTGCACGAATTTTCTAAATATGATGTTTGCTACGCCTGCTGAACCTTATCAAGTAGATCCAATAGATGATCGGATACTCAATCAAGTTCTTATACTCTATGCTGATCATGAGATGAATGCTACAACAACAACAGTGCGGATTGTAGCAAGTGGAAGGGCAAATTTATTTGCATGTATAAATGCTGGTATTTGTTCTCTTTGGGGATCGAGGGAATCTGACGCAAATGTCCCACCAATTGTGATGCTAGAAGAAATGATTAACAAAAACTTAACTCCAGAAGTATACTTTCGAGATTTTCTCTACGGTAAGAGGCAATTGAAACTCAACAGTTTAGGACATCCAGCTTATGAAACGGAAGATCCTCGTGCCAGAGTCAGCCGAAGGTTGTTTAAAGACTATTATCAATTGAAGTTACAAAAGGATCCCACAATTGCGAATGACCCTATTATCAAAAAAGCTTTAGAAGTCGAAGATTATGTTTCTAATCATCCCCTCTTCAAGGAAATGAACTTGTATTTGAATGTAGAGTTTTATTCAGCGTTGATCTTTAAGCTCTTGGGAATTCCTCCAAAAATGAATAATGTTATCCGAACAATTGGTAAATTACCAGGATGGTTAGCTCATTGGTCTGAGCAACGAGAAGATCCGGATCGAAAATCCTATCGTCCAAGGCAAGTTTACGTAGGGAATTTAAACAAAAAGTATATTCCTATTGATGAACGAACATAA
- the hemN gene encoding oxygen-independent coproporphyrinogen III oxidase, translating to MKIEIHPEIVQKHNVSGPRYTSYPPVPNFSSDVGEKEYIEYLSSHKVTPKISLYFHIPFCKSLCYYCGCNVVITQNQEIIERYLKYLKKEVELVLSYLKSDHVVHQLHWGGGTPNFLSLNQIEDLFLFIKEHFVIDPHAEISIELDPRTTKKEQLQLLKNLGFNRISFGVQDINDEVQVSVHRIQPVELIEELYYSARDLGFDSINMDFIYGLPYQTKSSYENNLIKILEWKPDRLAFFSYAHVPWIKKHQKLIPLEKLPSPLEKIQIFKNIVETLTENGYIYIGLDHFAKPEDELSKAFLQKKLHRNFQGYTVLDSMDVIAFGITAIGQFQNLYIRNKKGLEEYRKTLDLNKLPIHDGYQMNFDDILRRDVILKIMCNLYVDFSEIEETYRIKFYEYFHNSIQKLKPLIEDGLIEIENHQLKILPNGRPLIRNVAMAFDAFLENKKDQKPIYSKTI from the coding sequence ATGAAGATCGAAATTCATCCAGAGATTGTTCAAAAACATAATGTTTCAGGTCCGAGGTATACAAGTTATCCTCCTGTTCCGAATTTTTCTTCAGATGTTGGAGAAAAAGAGTATATTGAATATTTGAGTTCTCATAAAGTAACTCCAAAGATTTCGTTATACTTTCACATTCCGTTTTGTAAGAGCTTATGTTATTATTGTGGATGTAATGTTGTAATAACTCAAAACCAAGAAATCATTGAGCGATATCTGAAATACTTAAAAAAAGAAGTAGAATTGGTTTTGTCTTATTTGAAAAGTGATCATGTGGTTCATCAACTCCACTGGGGCGGTGGAACCCCAAATTTTTTGTCTCTCAATCAAATCGAAGATCTTTTTTTATTCATCAAAGAGCACTTTGTTATTGATCCTCACGCTGAAATCAGTATAGAACTTGATCCCCGAACTACGAAAAAAGAACAATTACAATTACTCAAGAACTTAGGATTTAACCGCATAAGTTTTGGTGTTCAGGATATAAACGACGAAGTTCAAGTTAGTGTCCATCGAATACAACCAGTTGAACTCATAGAAGAATTATACTACTCTGCCCGAGATTTGGGATTTGATTCTATCAATATGGATTTTATCTATGGTCTTCCCTATCAAACTAAAAGTTCATATGAAAACAATCTAATAAAGATATTAGAATGGAAGCCAGATCGATTGGCGTTTTTTAGTTATGCTCACGTTCCATGGATAAAGAAGCACCAAAAATTAATTCCTTTGGAGAAACTCCCCTCTCCATTAGAAAAAATCCAAATCTTTAAAAATATCGTAGAAACCCTTACTGAGAATGGTTATATTTATATCGGACTTGATCATTTTGCAAAACCTGAGGATGAATTATCCAAAGCATTTTTGCAAAAAAAACTTCATCGAAACTTTCAAGGATACACTGTTTTAGATTCTATGGATGTGATTGCCTTTGGGATTACAGCCATAGGACAATTCCAAAACTTATATATTCGTAACAAAAAAGGATTAGAAGAATACCGAAAAACTCTGGATCTTAACAAACTTCCGATTCATGATGGTTATCAGATGAACTTCGATGATATCCTTCGAAGGGACGTAATCCTGAAAATTATGTGTAATTTATACGTAGATTTCAGTGAGATTGAAGAAACATATCGTATAAAATTTTATGAATATTTCCATAATTCAATTCAAAAATTAAAACCCCTCATTGAAGATGGGCTTATAGAAATTGAAAACCACCAATTAAAGATTTTACCCAATGGAAGACCTCTAATCAGAAACGTAGCTATGGCTTTTGATGCTTTCTTGGAAAACAAGAAAGATCAAAAGCCCATTTATTCGAAAACCATTTGA
- a CDS encoding 2-isopropylmalate synthase: MNTQTEQAIQRTIEKSEKDLVYIFDTTLRDGEQCPGAAMTEEQKVEVAHRLEALGVDIIEAGFPISSPVQFRAVQRIAREIEGPIIAALARAVRKDIEVAAEALKDARRKRIHTFIASSPIHMKYKLGLEPNKVIEKAVEAVKWAKDYTHDVEFSPEDATRSEKEFLVELISRVIEAGATVINIPDTVGYTTPDEYYELFRYLIQKCDHADKVIFSAHCHNDLGMATANSLAAVRAGARQIECTINGIGERAGNTALEEVVMAIYTRGEYFKVRTNIKTQEIMKTSLLVRTVTGMVVQPNKAIVGDNAFAHESGIHQDGVLKNPLTYEIMTPESVGLPSNRIVLGRHSGRHALKDKLTRLGYTFDEKQFEEIFQKFTELADKKKEVYDEDILAIVDDATRKRLGNRYEIIKLHIFTGKGTTPTATVKLKDNELKDENGDPIVLTEAATGDGPVEAICNAIDRITGIQTKIKSYRLQPISEGTDAQAQVSVLVQIKNKLYAGRATSTDILEASAYAYLEAVNRYSSSEMSHVQFPQEGDTV; this comes from the coding sequence ATGAATACTCAAACAGAACAAGCAATTCAAAGAACAATTGAAAAAAGTGAAAAAGATTTGGTTTATATTTTTGACACCACGTTGAGGGATGGAGAGCAATGTCCAGGTGCGGCAATGACAGAAGAACAAAAAGTAGAGGTTGCCCACCGATTAGAAGCCCTGGGAGTTGATATCATTGAAGCGGGCTTTCCCATCTCGAGCCCAGTGCAGTTTCGCGCCGTCCAAAGGATTGCTAGAGAAATCGAAGGTCCCATCATTGCCGCCTTAGCAAGAGCTGTACGAAAAGACATAGAAGTTGCCGCAGAAGCCCTCAAGGACGCCAGAAGAAAAAGAATTCATACTTTTATTGCCTCAAGCCCCATTCACATGAAATACAAACTTGGACTTGAACCCAACAAAGTGATAGAAAAAGCCGTGGAAGCTGTCAAGTGGGCAAAAGACTACACTCATGATGTGGAATTTTCCCCTGAAGATGCTACTCGAAGTGAAAAAGAGTTTTTAGTAGAGCTCATTTCTCGAGTGATTGAAGCTGGTGCCACTGTTATCAACATCCCCGATACCGTAGGTTATACCACTCCCGACGAGTATTACGAACTTTTTCGTTATTTAATCCAAAAGTGTGATCATGCTGATAAAGTCATTTTCAGTGCACATTGTCATAATGATTTAGGGATGGCAACAGCGAATAGCTTGGCGGCAGTCCGAGCTGGAGCAAGACAAATCGAATGCACCATCAATGGTATCGGGGAACGCGCAGGAAATACCGCCTTAGAAGAAGTTGTCATGGCAATCTATACTCGTGGTGAATACTTCAAAGTACGAACCAACATAAAGACCCAAGAAATCATGAAGACAAGTCTCTTGGTTCGAACAGTAACGGGAATGGTGGTTCAACCCAACAAAGCCATTGTGGGAGATAATGCGTTTGCTCATGAGTCAGGGATACATCAAGATGGAGTGTTGAAAAATCCTCTAACATACGAAATCATGACTCCAGAGTCTGTGGGACTTCCCTCTAATCGGATTGTTTTGGGAAGACACAGTGGAAGACATGCTCTTAAAGATAAACTCACTCGATTGGGTTATACCTTTGATGAAAAACAATTTGAAGAAATCTTTCAGAAATTCACTGAACTTGCAGATAAAAAGAAAGAAGTCTACGACGAAGATATTTTAGCCATTGTTGATGACGCCACACGAAAAAGATTAGGGAATCGCTATGAAATCATAAAACTCCATATTTTCACTGGGAAAGGAACTACTCCTACAGCCACAGTGAAGTTAAAAGACAATGAGTTAAAAGACGAAAATGGAGATCCAATCGTATTGACTGAAGCCGCAACGGGAGACGGTCCCGTCGAAGCTATTTGCAATGCGATTGACCGTATCACGGGAATCCAAACGAAAATCAAAAGCTATCGCCTCCAACCTATCAGCGAAGGAACAGACGCACAAGCTCAAGTAAGTGTGCTCGTTCAGATCAAAAATAAACTCTATGCTGGAAGAGCAACATCCACAGATATTTTAGAAGCTTCTGCCTATGCATATTTAGAAGCTGTAAATAGATACTCCTCCAGCGAGATGAGTCATGTGCAGTTTCCCCAAGAGGGAGATACCGTGTAG
- a CDS encoding thioredoxin family protein, which yields MKFYKLYLIFFLTSTLLAKPNWISDLEKAKELAQKEKKPIFVDFYSKTCHYCKVIEKEIYHSKEFQKFLNRFVFVLIDGDKHPEIPDRFHVHGYPTVIIFDSNLYELGRIEGYFSKPIYIDRVNSILKRATYHEELIANTQKESKNYYYYFQLGSYYFQINDLEKSEEYILKAHQVLSPNDQNYYQNRKNLLYNLAVIQTKKRDYKKAYSYWNAYLAWLKRDDPDFPLGMYYKTISFLYKNYTQRQDHKELFYSLKPDEQKKFLEELKRTIKILPESPEKEQAKKILFEIES from the coding sequence ATGAAATTTTATAAATTGTATTTAATATTTTTTCTAACTTCTACTCTATTAGCAAAACCAAATTGGATTTCGGACCTAGAAAAAGCGAAAGAATTAGCACAAAAAGAAAAAAAACCCATTTTTGTGGATTTTTATTCCAAAACATGTCATTACTGCAAAGTCATAGAAAAAGAAATCTATCATTCAAAAGAATTTCAGAAGTTTTTAAATCGATTTGTATTTGTTCTTATTGATGGAGACAAACACCCAGAGATACCGGATAGATTCCATGTTCATGGATATCCCACTGTGATTATATTTGATTCCAATCTTTATGAACTTGGTCGAATTGAAGGGTATTTTTCCAAACCCATATACATAGATCGAGTAAATTCAATTCTAAAAAGAGCTACTTATCATGAAGAACTCATAGCTAACACTCAAAAAGAATCAAAAAATTATTACTATTACTTTCAATTAGGTTCTTATTACTTTCAAATCAATGATTTGGAAAAATCAGAAGAATATATCTTAAAAGCTCATCAAGTGCTATCTCCAAATGATCAAAATTATTACCAAAACAGAAAAAATCTTTTATACAATTTAGCTGTGATTCAAACAAAAAAAAGGGACTACAAAAAAGCTTATAGTTACTGGAATGCTTATCTTGCTTGGTTAAAAAGAGATGATCCTGATTTTCCCTTAGGAATGTATTACAAAACAATCAGTTTTCTATATAAAAACTACACCCAACGTCAGGATCACAAAGAATTGTTTTACTCCTTAAAACCTGACGAACAAAAAAAGTTTTTGGAAGAACTCAAAAGAACCATCAAAATTCTTCCCGAGTCCCCAGAGAAAGAACAAGCAAAAAAAATTCTTTTCGAAATCGAGTCTTAA
- a CDS encoding DnaJ domain-containing protein: MKKTSILYDEFLEFANNIYHRIPYHYVLEELNFKYEEYVSFLYREFSIYQPPDYFDKENFDLLIEILKYNKKQNLLNHLKSLGFFFSQEELWDWLEYYISITLAFLENHEVRYESLQTSVSACTDVYEGLMFYFNLNFEEELFFRKAAEIFLSKKNIKPNDFNLYILNQYIQDCFERKIISEKNLYHNFFEKLKRICLQNQWIPNDEKFQKSKTKEQNEYLKILEISELPKTKEELKQIYHNLLKKYHPDKNPNGLEKTKEIILAYTNILQKYYEIL; the protein is encoded by the coding sequence ATGAAAAAAACATCGATTCTTTATGATGAGTTCTTGGAATTTGCTAATAACATTTATCACCGAATTCCCTATCATTACGTCCTCGAGGAATTGAATTTTAAATACGAAGAGTATGTTTCTTTTCTCTATCGAGAATTTTCTATTTATCAACCTCCCGATTACTTTGACAAAGAAAATTTTGATCTTTTGATTGAAATATTGAAATATAACAAAAAACAAAATTTATTGAATCATTTAAAAAGTTTAGGCTTTTTCTTTTCTCAAGAAGAACTATGGGACTGGTTAGAATACTATATTTCCATCACATTAGCATTTTTAGAAAATCATGAAGTTCGATATGAAAGTTTGCAAACGAGTGTTTCTGCTTGCACTGATGTATATGAAGGCTTGATGTTTTATTTTAACTTGAATTTCGAAGAAGAATTATTTTTTCGAAAAGCTGCTGAAATCTTTCTTTCGAAAAAAAACATCAAACCCAACGATTTTAATTTGTATATCCTCAATCAATACATCCAAGATTGTTTTGAACGAAAAATCATCTCCGAAAAAAATTTATATCATAATTTCTTCGAAAAACTAAAAAGAATTTGCTTACAAAATCAATGGATACCAAATGACGAAAAATTTCAAAAATCCAAAACCAAAGAACAAAACGAATATTTAAAAATCTTAGAAATCTCAGAACTTCCAAAAACCAAAGAAGAATTAAAACAAATTTATCATAATTTACTGAAAAAATATCATCCTGACAAAAATCCTAATGGCTTAGAAAAAACTAAAGAAATCATTTTGGCATATACAAACATTTTGCAAAAATATTATGAAATTTTATAA
- the ilvN gene encoding acetolactate synthase small subunit — MKHILSITVRNKPGVMSHVSGLFTRRGFNIDSIAVGETPNPEISVITIVMMGDENTANQLKGQLLKLADVLDVRILNYSQAVIRELILLRIKVMPDKRSEFFGIIEIFNGKIHEIHENTILIEVQGNPRQINSLFKVLSEYEILEIARTGQIALPMYTE, encoded by the coding sequence ATGAAGCATATCTTATCTATCACAGTTCGGAACAAACCAGGAGTGATGAGTCATGTTTCTGGTCTTTTCACACGTCGTGGATTCAATATTGATAGTATTGCTGTGGGAGAAACACCTAATCCCGAAATTTCTGTTATCACTATTGTTATGATGGGGGACGAAAATACCGCCAATCAACTCAAGGGGCAGCTACTCAAATTAGCGGATGTTTTAGATGTGCGAATATTGAATTATTCTCAAGCCGTAATACGAGAATTGATCCTACTGCGTATCAAAGTAATGCCTGATAAAAGAAGTGAGTTTTTTGGAATCATTGAGATTTTCAATGGAAAAATCCACGAAATCCACGAAAACACGATTCTAATTGAAGTCCAAGGCAATCCACGTCAAATCAATAGTTTATTCAAAGTTTTGAGCGAATACGAAATTTTAGAGATTGCAAGAACAGGTCAAATCGCTCTTCCCATGTATACAGAATGA